GCCCTGAGTCCAACCGAAGGGCAAACCGCCCCCTCTTCAAACGCGGTCTATTGACCGGCGTTCCTTGATTACTTCTTCGGCGCAGCGCTTGGGCTTGCGGCTGCCTTGTCGTCTTTCTTGGCCGATTTGTCCGCCTTGGCTGCGCTCTTCACTTCAATTTCCTTCGCAGTCATGGTGTACATGATTGTCACCTTGTCCCCGACTTTGAGATCGCCCGTCACTTTCGTGCTGGAATCGCGTGCTACCTCAAACTTTTCCTTGCCCTTCATCACGGTGATCATGCTGTCATCTACCGCGGTGACAGGTCCCGTGACCTGGTAACTCGAAGGGCTGCCGGCGAAGACTAAGCCGCTCAGAGCAATGCTCCCTGCGGCCATCAAACTGAACAGTGTTCTTTTCATAGCTTTATAGAACGCTGGAAGGGCAAAACTATTCAAGCTTTTCGAGAGGTGGAGGTTAGGCTTCCAGCCTGACTCGGCCGCCAGGCTTCCAGCCTGTTCGCTCTGGCGCTTTCCATTTGCGCCGATCGCTCTACAATTCCGCCGATGCCTGCTGTTTCCATGGGAGAAATCGTCGATGTGGTCGGTGGCCAGTTCGCTGGTCCGCGCGATCAATCCATCGCATCGGTAGCGCCGCTGGCCTCGGCTGCGGCGGACCAGCTTAGCTTTCTCAGCAATCGCAAATACGCCGCCGAACTCGCCGCCACCAAGGCTGGCGCCATTCTCGTTCCTCGAAAACTCGAAGGTGACGATCCTCGCTGGATTAGGGTGGATGATCCGTATTTCGCTTTCGCGAAAGTCATGACGCGCTGGTTCTCGAACCGCCCGGTGCCCGCAGGAATTTCGTCCAGAGCCGTCGTCGCTTCATCCGCGAAGCTCGGCGAGAATGTCACCCTCGGTCATTTCGCCGTCATCGGTGACGACGTCGTGATCGGAAACAATGTCACCATTTTTCACGGTGTTTCCATTGAGGCGGGCTCCGTGATTGGTGACGACTGCATTATTTATCCGAACGTCGTCATCTATGACGGCACGCGCATCGGCCGGCGTTGCATCATTCACGCCGGTGTCGTCATCGGGTCGGACGGCTATGGCTTCGCCATGCACGAGGGGAGACATCACAAGATTCCGCAGATCGGGATTGTTCGAATCGAGGACGACGTCGAGATCGGTTCCGGCACGACCATCGACCGCGCCGCCCTGGGCGAAACCGTCATAGGCGAGGGGACCAAGATCGACAACCTGGTCCAGATCGGCCACAACGTGAAGGTCGGGAAGCATTGCCTCCTCGTCTCGCAAGTCGGCATTGCGGGTTCCACCGAGCTGGGCGACCACGTTTTCGTCGCGGGTCAAAGCGGCTTTTCCGGCCACCTCAAGATTGGCCATCGGGTTCAGGTCGCCGCCAAGAGCGCGGTGCTGGCCGATGTGCCCGACGACACCAAAGTCATGGGCTCGCCGGCAATGCCCTTCACCGAATTTGCCCGGCGCCACGCCGCCGTAAAAAAGCTGGCGCGGAAAAGCAAGTAAGTCGCTCTTCCAATGTGGAAGGCGCCTTTGGGTGGCACCCGGTCGGGG
This Chthoniobacterales bacterium DNA region includes the following protein-coding sequences:
- the lpxD gene encoding UDP-3-O-(3-hydroxymyristoyl)glucosamine N-acyltransferase, whose amino-acid sequence is MPAVSMGEIVDVVGGQFAGPRDQSIASVAPLASAAADQLSFLSNRKYAAELAATKAGAILVPRKLEGDDPRWIRVDDPYFAFAKVMTRWFSNRPVPAGISSRAVVASSAKLGENVTLGHFAVIGDDVVIGNNVTIFHGVSIEAGSVIGDDCIIYPNVVIYDGTRIGRRCIIHAGVVIGSDGYGFAMHEGRHHKIPQIGIVRIEDDVEIGSGTTIDRAALGETVIGEGTKIDNLVQIGHNVKVGKHCLLVSQVGIAGSTELGDHVFVAGQSGFSGHLKIGHRVQVAAKSAVLADVPDDTKVMGSPAMPFTEFARRHAAVKKLARKSK